The DNA window tgctcacagagctgctctgcatgaAGCCATTCCCACTGCCACAAGACGGTGCTGGGCCGCCTGGCTGGGCTCAGGGGGCACACGGGGACATGGGGAACATGGacctgctgggggctgcccctGCTCTCGCTGAGCCCTCAAGGGATGGGGGCCATTCTGCCCTTTCCCTTAGCAGGGAGGGGGTATTGCCATAGGAGGAGGTGCTCAGGACCTCACTGCGCTGTGGCAGGGTGGCACTGTTAGTGGGGTGCCGTGTCGGATTAAAGCTCTTTGTCCCATAGTGGTGCTCAGCTCCTCTCCCATCACCGTTGTGGTCACACCGGAGGATGACACGTGGCACATCAGTGGCTCCTGCACGGCCGGTGGGCCGTTCATGGACTGGGACCAGACGGCAGAGgtggagcagcaggcagatCCGCCCGAGGACACGCTCAGCCGGCCCCCCAAGGAGCTGAAGAAGCTGGCAAGGGAGGGCTGCTGGGCCGCCAGCCGCACGCTGAGGGCTGCAGCTTACCAGCGGCTGTGCCAGCGTGTCGCCTGCCGCCTCGTCACACCCGATGCCCTGGTGTATGGGGATGTGGCCACGAGGCTCTTTGGAAAGCACGGCGCCAGCTCCCACCCGCTGCCCGACTTCCTTGGGGGGTGCTCCCTGCCCACGTACTGCCTCAACCCGCACGGGGTCGCGGCGCTGAAGAAGATCCTCATCTGCATTGGCAACCTGTTCCCTGACATCACCTAcagccccgcgctgccctcgctggtggctctgctgctgcactaCAGTGAGGATGAGGCTCAGTGCTTCGAGAACATCTCCCGCCTCATCGCCAGCAATGCCCCTCACACCAGCTACATCGACCAGTCCTTCCTGGCCCACCAGGCCTCCTGCATGACGTTCGGGGACCTGGCCAACAAGCACTGCCCAGCGGCGCACAAGCTGATAGCCAGCACGTCTGAGAACGTCTTTGAGGTGTACTCCGAGTGGCTGTCGTGGCTCTTCCGCGACCTCCCCTTCAGCTACGCCATCCGTGTGTTTGATGTCTTCCTGCTGGAGGGGCAGAAGGTGCTGTACCGCATCGCCCTGGCTCTGCTGAAGCAGTACCGGCTGTCGGtgagctctgcccagcaggAGGGGTCTGACACCAAGGCAGAACTGCAGGCCTTTGTGCAGAACATTGCCCAGCACGTCACTGTTGATAAACTCCTGGAGAGAGCGTTTGGCATCCGGCTGTTCTCCCGCAAGGAAATCTGGCTGCTGCAGATGGCCAACAGGAAGGCACTGATGGAGAG is part of the Gallus gallus isolate bGalGal1 chromosome 18, bGalGal1.mat.broiler.GRCg7b, whole genome shotgun sequence genome and encodes:
- the TBC1D24L gene encoding TBC1 domain family member 24 — translated: MLQVGLSLPRAPEGEARAFPAELDGDGGDGDGASSAQVVLSSSPITVVVTPEDDTWHISGSCTAGGPFMDWDQTAEVEQQADPPEDTLSRPPKELKKLAREGCWAASRTLRAAAYQRLCQRVACRLVTPDALVYGDVATRLFGKHGASSHPLPDFLGGCSLPTYCLNPHGVAALKKILICIGNLFPDITYSPALPSLVALLLHYSEDEAQCFENISRLIASNAPHTSYIDQSFLAHQASCMTFGDLANKHCPAAHKLIASTSENVFEVYSEWLSWLFRDLPFSYAIRVFDVFLLEGQKVLYRIALALLKQYRLSVSSAQQEGSDTKAELQAFVQNIAQHVTVDKLLERAFGIRLFSRKEIWLLQMANRKALMERGITMVQGRQSFHLAVDMQSFSSSIVSAQEMRIIWSWIPERFSLFPPLLLFSTSEDGCSLQRFYSCCEGYEPTVLLLKTTEGEVCGAFLSSDWSERKKNGLTSGFFGTGECFVFTVRPEMERYEWVFIKKPELAKAMPRSRQRSPSPIPTAPLSSSPHSRSASPNLLTVPAPQRKGRLSPFLAIRHFLLPSKTASMFMSGSREGIVIGGGGGQALSLDANLLWGRTEPCETFDNPPLCQENFKVQLLEVWGFQNT